One window from the genome of Salisaeta longa DSM 21114 encodes:
- the hemG gene encoding protoporphyrinogen oxidase translates to MARIGIIGAGIAGLTAAYQLQQQGHMVRVWEARGVAGGAIRSERTSDGFLVEHGPNSLRATTPIVPRLLEDLGLERARLSAAPAATKRFIVRDGTLRPLPLSPPALLTTSLLSTRAKLRLLREPFVAAGAPTADETVASFVRRRLGPEVLAYAVDPFVAGIFAGDPHRLSLKHAFGRLYEMERTHGSLLRAALHSARTGATDDASTATDRRIFSLRDGLQMLPHALADALGEAIRYEAPVTALRQMPDGTWTVATETDATQVNALISTVPLHALGSIDWAPAVDTSPLQRVPYPPVRVVALGFRRADVAHPLDGFGMLVPSAEDQFQILGTLVSSTLFPGRAPAGHVLLTTFVGGMRHPTLGAASDAAVRKVVLNDLQALLGVQGAPVFERFIAWPRAIPQYTLNHGAAVRTLEQLEDVHPGLFFAGNYRDGISVGDAMASGEDAARRVDAHLAGADRAVAATGP, encoded by the coding sequence ATGGCGCGTATTGGAATCATAGGGGCCGGCATCGCTGGGCTTACGGCCGCGTATCAGCTGCAGCAGCAGGGGCACATGGTGCGCGTGTGGGAAGCGCGCGGCGTTGCGGGTGGGGCCATCCGGTCGGAGCGCACCTCGGACGGATTTTTGGTGGAGCATGGGCCCAACTCCCTGCGCGCTACAACGCCCATAGTGCCGCGGCTGCTTGAGGACCTCGGGTTGGAACGCGCGCGCCTGTCCGCGGCGCCTGCGGCGACCAAGCGGTTCATCGTGCGAGACGGCACGCTGCGCCCGTTGCCACTCTCGCCGCCCGCGCTCCTTACCACGTCGCTGCTGTCAACGCGGGCCAAGCTGCGCCTGCTGCGCGAGCCGTTCGTCGCAGCCGGGGCGCCCACCGCCGACGAAACGGTGGCTTCGTTTGTGCGGCGGCGCCTGGGGCCCGAGGTGCTGGCCTACGCGGTTGATCCGTTTGTGGCTGGCATCTTTGCGGGCGATCCGCATCGCCTCTCCCTGAAGCATGCGTTTGGGCGGCTGTATGAGATGGAGCGCACGCATGGGTCGCTGCTGCGGGCGGCCCTGCACAGCGCACGGACGGGGGCTACCGACGATGCGTCGACGGCCACCGACCGGCGTATTTTCTCGTTGCGCGATGGGCTCCAGATGCTGCCGCACGCGCTCGCCGACGCGCTTGGAGAGGCCATTCGGTACGAGGCGCCGGTCACCGCGCTTCGCCAGATGCCCGACGGGACGTGGACGGTGGCAACCGAAACGGACGCGACGCAGGTGAACGCTCTTATTAGCACGGTGCCGTTGCACGCGCTTGGGTCGATCGATTGGGCACCCGCGGTGGACACGTCGCCGCTGCAGCGGGTGCCGTATCCGCCGGTGCGGGTGGTAGCGCTTGGCTTTCGGCGTGCCGACGTGGCGCATCCGCTGGATGGCTTCGGCATGCTGGTGCCGTCTGCCGAGGACCAGTTTCAGATTCTGGGTACGCTTGTCTCATCGACGCTCTTCCCGGGGCGCGCGCCGGCGGGGCACGTGCTGCTAACGACCTTCGTGGGCGGCATGCGCCACCCGACGCTCGGCGCGGCTTCCGATGCAGCAGTGCGCAAGGTGGTGCTCAACGATTTGCAGGCGCTGTTGGGCGTGCAGGGGGCCCCGGTCTTTGAGCGCTTCATCGCGTGGCCGCGCGCCATCCCGCAGTACACCCTCAACCACGGGGCCGCGGTGCGTACGCTGGAGCAACTCGAAGATGTACATCCGGGCCTCTTCTTTGCGGGAAACTACCGGGACGGCATTTCGGTGGGCGATGCCATGGCGTCGGGGGAAGACGCGGCCCGCCGGGTGGATGCGCACCTCGCCGGGGCCGATCGGGCGGTTGCAGCCACCGGTCCGTAG
- a CDS encoding SPOR domain-containing protein, giving the protein MSLSALLAEELEISEDQAQALLESFAGEIKQRTDRGKTVRVPKLGTFRKAAGRLAFESSPFLARSVNHEFAGLDAEEVASDVPADEEHTAETLARGLKTGAWAAAASSKTSKNESEESAAAAAEATTAEAPDRPAPSEPAVDTEPSAEPASSASEGAEEASARPDLSDMYPVLGGSEPADETQASRSEPAPDEPSSTDAVSDPGPPPSSTSTENAAGPSPEETSAKANAAGDESPDEPSAFEDDDFDERTNFWASDDWDLPSSSAASDDSSSGDAATGAAAPSGTEERQPEMPGASAPPTPAPDEAAGSDRAPQPSDAPAKQSGIGWGTITALLLAVVVLAGGSWFVLGQAGVVPGPENLWAEWQAPADVSSPTAQPSASGSSGTLSNQAAPAAATSGTPAVSPGTSAPQETTATSRAAPEEASARSPAVSPAPAVRPGAPLEFAETAEGWTLIVASRTSKAAAEALVTRYREQLTLDVPVGVITATVDGVTRYRVGIGQLPSRNDVTVLRERLSGQVPSGAWPLRL; this is encoded by the coding sequence ATGTCTCTTTCTGCTCTCCTTGCCGAAGAACTCGAAATCTCCGAGGACCAAGCGCAGGCCCTGTTGGAGTCGTTTGCGGGCGAAATTAAGCAGCGTACCGATCGGGGCAAGACCGTGCGCGTACCCAAGCTCGGAACGTTTCGCAAGGCCGCCGGGCGGCTCGCGTTCGAATCGAGTCCGTTTTTGGCGCGGTCGGTGAACCACGAGTTTGCCGGCTTAGATGCCGAAGAGGTCGCGAGCGACGTGCCGGCCGATGAGGAGCACACCGCTGAAACGCTCGCGCGTGGCCTTAAAACCGGGGCGTGGGCAGCGGCAGCGAGCTCCAAGACGTCCAAGAACGAGAGCGAAGAATCGGCAGCCGCGGCGGCCGAAGCGACAACCGCGGAGGCGCCGGACCGCCCGGCACCCTCGGAGCCTGCGGTCGATACGGAACCATCGGCCGAACCTGCGTCCTCGGCATCCGAAGGTGCTGAAGAGGCCTCCGCGCGTCCCGATTTGTCGGACATGTACCCGGTGCTGGGCGGCAGTGAACCAGCGGACGAGACACAAGCGTCCCGCAGCGAGCCCGCGCCCGACGAGCCATCATCTACAGACGCGGTGTCGGATCCTGGCCCGCCGCCGTCTTCGACGTCCACCGAGAATGCAGCAGGGCCTTCCCCCGAAGAGACCTCCGCGAAAGCGAATGCGGCAGGGGATGAATCACCGGACGAGCCGAGCGCGTTCGAGGACGATGATTTCGATGAGCGAACAAATTTCTGGGCAAGCGACGACTGGGATTTGCCGTCTTCTTCAGCAGCCAGCGACGATTCATCATCCGGCGATGCAGCCACCGGCGCCGCAGCCCCTTCCGGCACGGAGGAGCGCCAGCCCGAAATGCCTGGTGCCTCGGCCCCTCCAACGCCAGCGCCCGATGAGGCTGCGGGAAGCGACCGTGCGCCGCAGCCAAGCGATGCGCCTGCGAAACAATCGGGCATCGGGTGGGGCACTATCACGGCATTGCTCCTTGCCGTTGTGGTGTTAGCGGGCGGCAGCTGGTTTGTGCTCGGGCAAGCCGGGGTGGTGCCCGGTCCCGAAAACTTGTGGGCCGAATGGCAGGCGCCAGCAGATGTATCATCCCCAACCGCTCAACCGTCCGCGTCCGGTTCGTCAGGTACGTTATCCAACCAGGCTGCGCCCGCTGCCGCTACGAGCGGTACGCCAGCCGTATCGCCCGGTACATCGGCCCCACAAGAGACGACCGCGACATCGCGTGCAGCTCCCGAGGAAGCATCTGCACGTTCACCGGCTGTTTCGCCTGCCCCGGCGGTGCGCCCGGGTGCGCCGCTCGAATTTGCAGAAACAGCTGAGGGGTGGACGCTCATCGTGGCCTCGCGCACGAGCAAAGCAGCGGCAGAAGCATTGGTGACGCGGTATCGCGAGCAGCTGACCCTCGACGTGCCCGTCGGCGTTATCACGGCAACCGTTGATGGCGTCACGCGGTATCGCGTGGGCATCGGGCAGTTGCCCTCACGAAACGATGTGACCGTCTTGCGCGAACGCCTGAGTGGTCAGGTGCCCTCGGGGGCATGGCCGCTGCGGCTGTAA
- a CDS encoding ring-cleaving dioxygenase, which yields MSDAALAPRGLHHATAFAGDPQENIDFYVGVLGLRLVKRSVNQDAPDTYHLFYADGDGTPGTDLTFFPMPGVPGREPGVGQIVELGLGVPTGSLDYWEERLRAHDVTVRERETRFGEATLPFVDPHGLWLALVATDDARDGAPWTDSPVPATHQIKGMHAARLWERTLGPTETLLTDVMGFEKLGEENGWHRYSSRGGHSGSIVDIELHPNKQRSRGGPGSMHHIAWRMRDDAHELATRAAVQDAGLRPTEQIDRFWFRSVYFREPGGALFELATDDPGFTRDEAADALGEALILPPWLEEKRDQIEAALPPLTIPRPTPARASE from the coding sequence ATGTCCGACGCTGCCCTTGCCCCTCGCGGCCTCCATCACGCCACAGCCTTTGCCGGCGACCCGCAGGAAAACATCGATTTCTACGTGGGCGTCCTTGGCCTCCGCCTTGTCAAACGGTCGGTGAATCAAGATGCCCCCGACACCTACCATCTGTTTTATGCCGATGGCGACGGAACGCCCGGCACCGATCTCACCTTCTTTCCGATGCCCGGCGTGCCCGGCCGCGAACCCGGCGTAGGACAGATTGTAGAGCTGGGGCTTGGCGTGCCCACCGGAAGCCTGGACTACTGGGAGGAGCGCCTGCGTGCGCACGATGTTACGGTGCGTGAGCGCGAGACCCGCTTTGGCGAGGCGACCCTGCCTTTTGTTGACCCCCACGGCTTGTGGCTCGCGCTTGTTGCAACCGACGATGCCCGCGACGGCGCGCCCTGGACCGACAGCCCGGTGCCCGCTACGCACCAGATTAAGGGCATGCACGCCGCCCGCCTCTGGGAGCGCACACTCGGCCCCACCGAAACGCTCCTGACCGACGTGATGGGTTTCGAGAAACTGGGCGAGGAGAACGGATGGCACCGATACAGCAGCCGCGGCGGCCACTCGGGGAGCATCGTAGACATTGAACTACACCCCAACAAGCAGCGCTCGCGCGGCGGGCCCGGCAGCATGCATCATATTGCCTGGCGCATGCGCGACGATGCGCACGAGCTAGCGACGCGTGCGGCCGTGCAAGACGCCGGCCTGCGCCCCACCGAGCAGATCGACCGATTTTGGTTCCGTTCGGTGTACTTCCGCGAGCCTGGCGGTGCTCTTTTTGAGCTGGCCACCGACGATCCCGGCTTCACGCGCGACGAGGCCGCCGATGCGCTGGGCGAGGCGCTTATCCTGCCGCCGTGGCTGGAGGAGAAGCGCGACCAGATTGAGGCCGCCCTGCCGCCGCTCACTATTCCCCGCCCGACGCCGGCGCGGGCATCGGAGTAG
- a CDS encoding MotA/TolQ/ExbB proton channel family protein — translation MIVFLQAVSAVPADSAAADSLRTAASATTSWLDLIMQGGWVMVPLLLLSIAALYLFIERLWVLRTAEADPEEAIERVRSYVVQGDIDGALRYCAQRDVPITRIIGHGLDRLGRPIAEIQDAVQAAGRHETFALEKRTNMLASIASTAPMLGFLGTVLGMIRAFREIQNLQGNVNPSVLAGGIWEALITTAFGLLVGIVAQLAYNYLIGHIHRLTNDMERSATDFIDLLQEPTAP, via the coding sequence ATGATCGTTTTTCTTCAGGCCGTATCGGCCGTGCCGGCCGACTCGGCCGCCGCAGACTCGCTTCGTACCGCCGCGTCTGCTACCACGTCTTGGCTCGACCTGATCATGCAGGGCGGCTGGGTGATGGTTCCGCTCCTGCTCCTTTCCATTGCAGCTCTGTACCTGTTCATCGAGCGGTTGTGGGTGCTTCGGACAGCCGAGGCCGACCCGGAAGAAGCGATTGAGCGTGTTCGATCGTACGTGGTGCAGGGCGACATTGACGGGGCGCTGCGCTACTGCGCGCAGCGCGATGTGCCCATCACGCGCATCATAGGGCATGGATTGGACCGCCTGGGCCGGCCCATCGCCGAAATTCAGGATGCGGTGCAGGCCGCCGGGCGTCACGAGACGTTTGCGCTCGAAAAACGCACCAACATGCTGGCGAGCATTGCAAGCACGGCGCCCATGCTTGGCTTTTTGGGCACGGTGCTGGGCATGATCCGGGCGTTTCGGGAGATCCAGAACTTGCAGGGCAACGTAAACCCGAGTGTGCTTGCCGGTGGCATCTGGGAGGCCCTAATCACGACGGCCTTCGGACTTCTTGTGGGCATCGTGGCGCAGCTGGCGTACAACTACCTGATTGGCCACATTCACCGCCTCACCAATGACATGGAGCGCTCGGCCACCGACTTCATCGACCTCCTGCAGGAGCCAACCGCGCCGTAA
- a CDS encoding glycosyltransferase family 4 protein: MMTLVSSVAPAPPATLHALHIGMNWLPERPGGGLDRMVHGLMTHLPEAGVATRGLVTGRPAIDDHTVRAFARPEAPLPQRLWAVRQAFQAAAAHHSPDVVAAHFALYAAPLLPSLQAPLVMHFHGPWAAEAQAEGEGTWGVAFKRRIEQMVYRRAAAFIVLSDAFRDVLHTSYGVPYPRIHVVPGGVAADQFAVDGPPRAARHRLGWPTDRPIVLSVRRLAHRMGLERLIDAVEHVRTRVPDVLVYIAGKGPLQQVLEARIAARGLSDHIRLLGFVPDADLPYAYRAATLSVVPTVSLEGFGLITVESMAAGTPVLVTPVGGLPETVRGLDPGLVLPDASTGALADGLAHALQHPHLLPTAAACQQHVRRTFDWPVIARRTRSVYEQVLSS, from the coding sequence ATGATGACCCTCGTTTCTTCTGTTGCGCCGGCGCCACCGGCCACACTGCACGCCCTCCACATCGGCATGAACTGGTTGCCCGAGCGCCCCGGCGGCGGGCTGGATCGGATGGTGCACGGATTGATGACGCACCTGCCGGAGGCCGGTGTAGCGACCCGCGGACTGGTAACGGGCCGCCCTGCGATCGACGACCACACGGTGCGGGCGTTTGCGCGCCCCGAGGCGCCTTTGCCGCAGCGCCTGTGGGCCGTCCGGCAGGCGTTTCAAGCCGCCGCTGCCCACCACTCTCCCGACGTCGTCGCGGCGCACTTTGCGCTGTACGCGGCCCCGCTGCTCCCCTCCCTTCAGGCGCCGCTGGTGATGCACTTTCACGGCCCGTGGGCCGCGGAAGCCCAGGCCGAGGGCGAAGGAACGTGGGGCGTGGCTTTCAAGCGCCGCATCGAGCAGATGGTGTACCGCCGTGCCGCGGCGTTCATCGTGCTTTCGGACGCCTTCCGCGATGTGCTGCACACCAGCTACGGCGTTCCGTACCCGCGCATTCACGTGGTGCCGGGCGGCGTCGCGGCCGATCAGTTTGCTGTAGACGGCCCGCCGCGGGCTGCGCGCCATCGGCTGGGGTGGCCCACCGACCGGCCGATCGTGCTGAGCGTGCGGCGGCTCGCGCATCGCATGGGCCTCGAACGCCTCATCGATGCGGTTGAGCACGTCCGTACCCGGGTGCCCGATGTGCTGGTGTACATCGCTGGCAAAGGGCCGCTGCAGCAGGTGCTTGAGGCTCGCATCGCCGCCCGCGGCTTGTCCGACCACATTCGCCTCCTGGGCTTCGTGCCCGATGCCGACCTGCCCTACGCCTACCGCGCCGCCACCCTTTCGGTGGTCCCCACCGTGTCGCTGGAGGGGTTCGGCCTGATCACGGTGGAGTCGATGGCTGCGGGCACGCCGGTCCTCGTTACGCCTGTTGGCGGATTGCCCGAGACCGTGCGCGGCCTCGACCCGGGGCTGGTGCTGCCCGATGCGTCGACGGGGGCGCTCGCCGACGGACTTGCCCACGCGCTGCAACACCCGCACCTTCTGCCCACCGCTGCTGCATGCCAGCAGCACGTGCGGCGCACCTTCGACTGGCCGGTTATCGCCCGGCGCACCCGCTCTGTGTACGAACAAGTTCTTTCGTCATGA
- a CDS encoding glycosyltransferase family 4 protein, with the protein MRIDLVFPALPPALDGIGDYTARLGQTLASACAVHIWTAQDDARAVPGALLHLVPSMASSRGLSHLVEGIAADPPDVLVVQYNPFSYGRWGLNLHLAPALRRLKARCPRLHLALMVHEPFVRVENWRFAVFTTWQRLQFWRLMRTADTAFVSIAPWVDRFQPWFPATPIHHLPVGSNMPHVPCKRATMRDRLMIAPQATVLGVFGSAHPSRLLGMVNAAAARLARQELQPVVLYIGAAGAAVQDALTADVRLIDAGALPGDDVSRHLAAVDVYLAPFADGVSTRRGSFLVGLQHGLPTVSTVGRDTDAMLRTANGTAFDLVPDTDAEAFAKAVERLVRSVALQEKRRSAASAFYSSHFTWPRIAARLLDKLPLPTPSVPSIAPTCVSALAP; encoded by the coding sequence ATGCGCATTGACCTTGTATTTCCGGCCCTTCCGCCGGCCCTCGACGGCATTGGCGACTATACCGCTCGTTTGGGGCAAACGCTGGCATCGGCGTGTGCCGTGCACATCTGGACGGCCCAAGACGACGCCCGCGCGGTGCCAGGCGCGCTGCTGCACCTGGTGCCGTCTATGGCCAGCAGCCGCGGCCTGTCGCACCTGGTTGAGGGCATTGCCGCCGATCCGCCCGATGTGCTTGTGGTGCAATACAACCCTTTCAGCTACGGGCGTTGGGGACTGAACCTGCACCTAGCGCCGGCCCTGCGTCGCCTCAAAGCGCGCTGCCCGCGCCTGCACCTGGCGCTGATGGTGCACGAGCCGTTCGTGCGAGTGGAAAACTGGCGGTTCGCCGTCTTTACCACGTGGCAGCGGCTTCAGTTTTGGCGGCTCATGCGCACGGCCGACACCGCGTTCGTCTCTATTGCGCCCTGGGTGGATCGCTTTCAGCCCTGGTTTCCGGCAACCCCCATCCACCACTTGCCCGTCGGGTCGAACATGCCGCACGTGCCGTGCAAACGGGCCACCATGCGCGACCGCTTGATGATTGCGCCCCAGGCGACGGTGCTGGGGGTGTTTGGCAGCGCCCACCCGTCGCGACTGCTTGGGATGGTGAACGCCGCGGCCGCACGGCTGGCGCGTCAGGAACTGCAGCCGGTGGTGCTGTACATAGGCGCCGCGGGCGCAGCCGTGCAAGACGCGTTGACTGCCGATGTGCGCCTGATCGACGCCGGCGCGCTTCCGGGCGACGACGTGTCGCGGCACCTGGCGGCTGTAGACGTTTATCTCGCGCCGTTTGCCGATGGCGTGTCGACGCGCCGCGGCTCCTTTTTGGTCGGGCTGCAGCACGGCCTGCCCACCGTAAGCACCGTAGGACGCGACACCGACGCCATGCTGCGCACGGCCAACGGCACGGCCTTCGACCTGGTGCCCGACACCGACGCGGAGGCCTTTGCGAAGGCCGTTGAGCGCCTGGTGCGCTCTGTAGCGCTTCAAGAAAAACGCCGAAGCGCCGCCTCCGCCTTCTACAGCAGCCACTTCACGTGGCCGCGCATTGCGGCACGCCTGCTAGACAAGCTGCCGCTGCCCACACCCTCCGTCCCTTCGATAGCGCCGACGTGCGTCTCGGCTCTTGCCCCATGA
- a CDS encoding YebC/PmpR family DNA-binding transcriptional regulator, which produces MAGHNKWSKIKRQKAKEDKKKSKVWARLSREIATAAREGGGDPDMNATLANAIERAEAENMAKDTIERAIKRGTGELEGQNYEPATYEGYGPHGIAVFVEAMTDNNNRTVADLRHLFSTHGGNLGKDGSVGYLFEQKGEIVLPADATDELTLFELAVEAGAEDVQTDDDAFVITTSVDAFTDVEGALEDAGLEPESAELTRIPTTTLQLSDDDKASVMKLVEAIEDLDDVDAVYTTLAHDGDALALTADEE; this is translated from the coding sequence ATGGCAGGACACAATAAATGGTCGAAGATCAAGCGCCAGAAGGCCAAGGAAGACAAGAAGAAGTCGAAGGTGTGGGCGCGCCTCTCCCGCGAAATTGCGACCGCAGCGCGCGAGGGCGGGGGCGACCCCGACATGAACGCCACCCTGGCGAATGCCATTGAGCGGGCCGAGGCCGAAAACATGGCCAAGGACACCATCGAGCGTGCCATCAAGCGCGGCACCGGCGAGCTGGAGGGCCAGAATTACGAGCCCGCCACCTACGAAGGGTACGGCCCGCATGGCATTGCGGTATTTGTGGAGGCCATGACCGACAACAACAACCGCACCGTGGCCGACCTGCGGCATCTCTTTAGCACCCACGGCGGCAACCTGGGCAAGGATGGCTCCGTCGGCTACCTGTTTGAGCAAAAAGGGGAAATTGTCCTGCCCGCCGATGCCACCGACGAGCTGACGCTGTTTGAGCTGGCGGTGGAAGCCGGGGCAGAGGACGTGCAGACGGACGACGACGCATTCGTCATTACGACCTCGGTGGATGCCTTCACCGACGTGGAGGGCGCCCTTGAAGACGCGGGCCTCGAACCGGAAAGCGCCGAGCTGACCCGCATTCCTACCACCACGCTCCAGCTCTCGGACGACGACAAGGCGTCTGTGATGAAGCTGGTGGAGGCGATTGAAGACCTCGACGACGTAGACGCGGTGTACACGACCTTGGCACACGACGGCGATGCGCTGGCCCTGACTGCCGATGAGGAATAG
- a CDS encoding glycosyltransferase family 4 protein, whose product MHIAIVTPRIVTGDGQGRVNHAIATGALARGHTLLCVTAALDPALAAHPSVTWARCSIDRYPTALLNELVFAARSAHCLHTATPRPDAVLANGAITWAPSDLNAAHFVHSGWKQSPYAALGQQGLHGWYQSAYTALNAWWERRAFRRAHRVVAVSERVKAELLAAGVRTPIDVIPNGVDLSTFHPGPADRAALGLPTGPLGVFIGDLRTPRKNLDTVLRALTRQPALHLAVAGRVEGSPYPALAERLGVASRVHFLGFRSDVDALLRAADVCVCPSRYEPFSLVVLEALASGCPVVTSAPVGAAPLVQGAGRVVTDPEDDEALAEALAAVLERAPEYAAQARQTAEKHPWSIVAAQYLDRLEHLAVSSDALIPTYA is encoded by the coding sequence ATGCATATTGCCATTGTAACGCCTCGTATTGTGACGGGCGACGGGCAGGGTCGCGTAAATCATGCCATCGCCACGGGGGCACTGGCCCGCGGGCACACCCTTTTGTGCGTGACGGCAGCGCTCGACCCGGCGCTCGCGGCACACCCATCGGTCACATGGGCCCGCTGCTCCATCGACCGCTACCCCACCGCCTTGCTCAACGAGCTGGTGTTTGCCGCCCGCAGTGCCCACTGCCTGCACACGGCCACGCCGCGCCCCGATGCGGTGCTGGCCAACGGTGCCATCACGTGGGCGCCAAGCGATCTGAACGCGGCGCACTTTGTACACAGCGGCTGGAAGCAGTCGCCCTACGCCGCCCTCGGGCAGCAGGGCCTGCACGGCTGGTATCAGTCGGCCTATACGGCCCTCAACGCCTGGTGGGAGCGCCGGGCGTTCCGGCGCGCGCACCGGGTTGTGGCGGTGTCTGAGCGGGTGAAGGCCGAGCTCCTCGCGGCCGGCGTGCGCACACCCATCGACGTCATTCCCAACGGCGTCGACCTGTCGACTTTCCACCCGGGGCCGGCCGACCGGGCGGCGCTCGGGTTGCCAACGGGCCCGCTCGGCGTGTTCATTGGCGATTTGCGCACGCCGCGGAAAAACCTCGATACGGTGCTGCGCGCCCTCACCCGTCAGCCCGCGCTTCACCTGGCCGTGGCCGGGCGGGTGGAGGGCAGCCCCTACCCGGCGCTGGCCGAACGGCTGGGCGTCGCATCGCGGGTGCACTTTCTCGGGTTCCGCTCGGATGTCGACGCGCTCCTGCGGGCGGCCGACGTGTGCGTGTGCCCGTCCCGCTACGAACCGTTCTCGCTGGTGGTGCTGGAGGCCCTGGCCTCGGGCTGCCCGGTGGTGACGAGCGCGCCGGTAGGGGCTGCGCCGCTGGTGCAGGGGGCGGGCCGCGTGGTGACGGATCCCGAAGATGATGAGGCGCTGGCCGAGGCCCTTGCGGCGGTCTTGGAGCGGGCGCCGGAGTATGCCGCGCAGGCCCGCCAAACCGCCGAAAAGCATCCGTGGTCGATCGTTGCCGCGCAGTACCTCGACCGTCTCGAACACCTTGCCGTTTCGTCCGACGCGCTCATTCCCACCTACGCATGA
- a CDS encoding ExbD/TolR family protein — MPLDFSPDREPLTTFSLAGMTDIVLLLLVFFLLTSNFIPQMGIQVTLPKVDTSAPVESEFVQVALTEEGQFYVDGQTVPRQSLVQALRRVKGNKSTLVLRADQGATIGQFATVASAAQALNLRVLMATERRSS; from the coding sequence ATGCCGCTCGATTTTTCGCCCGACCGCGAGCCCCTCACCACCTTCAGCCTGGCAGGCATGACGGATATCGTCTTGCTGCTGCTGGTCTTTTTCCTGCTTACGTCAAACTTCATCCCGCAGATGGGCATTCAGGTGACGCTGCCCAAGGTGGACACCTCGGCCCCGGTGGAGTCGGAGTTCGTGCAGGTGGCGCTGACCGAGGAGGGGCAGTTTTACGTAGATGGCCAGACCGTGCCGCGGCAGAGCTTGGTGCAGGCGTTGCGGCGCGTGAAGGGCAACAAGTCGACGCTCGTGCTGCGGGCCGATCAGGGCGCAACGATTGGGCAGTTTGCCACCGTGGCTTCGGCGGCCCAGGCGCTCAACCTGCGGGTGCTCATGGCCACCGAACGGCGCTCGTCCTAG
- a CDS encoding glucose-6-phosphate isomerase translates to MIATPSTRLSRLTFDRSRATLLAGGVMVFATCILAAIFYTPFVFQLNYLIPMVALGIGGWLYLTNPMLYLGFTWWMWFIAALLRRLVDWQVGYYNPLSYIILTPYLLSGLSLFTMLRILPRLLSSAFQPYLLALAGVLYGYLIGIVRVGLFAATFGLLEWIVPLLLSIHLVAEWKRYPMYRSVVRSTFLWGALLMGAYGIWQYFAIAPWDAMWMTWSGMNSIGQPEPLMVRVFSTLNSPGPYAVVMMAGLVLLFDGRGSLALLAMAPGYVGFMLSLVRSAWGGWIVALGYAVYRLHGKHRMRLLVLLVLGILAGLPMLMRGAMSEQVGARVESMGNLTSDNSFDARTDLYAIATVQALTTPLGLGVGSMGKATKLESGEVYSFDSGLLAIPYTLGWLGTVFYVGGLGLLLWRVLRVSSRETDPFAVLAIAVAVAMVAQLVFSNQLTGLGGMLIWSFLAMAQASRYYYDAYDPAPEEG, encoded by the coding sequence ATGATCGCTACCCCCTCTACACGGCTGTCGCGGCTTACGTTCGATCGCTCGCGGGCTACGCTGCTCGCGGGCGGCGTAATGGTATTTGCCACGTGCATCCTCGCGGCCATCTTTTACACGCCCTTTGTCTTTCAGCTCAACTATCTCATCCCGATGGTTGCGCTCGGCATCGGCGGGTGGCTCTACCTCACCAACCCAATGCTGTATCTGGGATTTACGTGGTGGATGTGGTTTATCGCGGCGCTGCTGCGCCGCTTGGTGGACTGGCAGGTGGGGTACTACAACCCGCTCAGCTACATCATCCTCACGCCGTACCTGCTGTCGGGGCTTTCGCTCTTCACCATGCTGCGCATCCTGCCGCGCCTGCTTTCGTCGGCCTTTCAGCCGTATCTGCTGGCCCTGGCCGGGGTGCTGTATGGCTACCTGATTGGCATTGTGCGCGTGGGCCTGTTCGCAGCTACGTTTGGCTTGTTGGAGTGGATTGTGCCGCTGCTGCTGAGCATTCACCTGGTCGCGGAGTGGAAGCGTTACCCGATGTACCGAAGCGTGGTGCGGTCAACGTTTTTGTGGGGCGCGCTGTTGATGGGGGCCTACGGCATCTGGCAATACTTTGCGATTGCGCCCTGGGATGCGATGTGGATGACCTGGTCGGGGATGAACTCCATTGGCCAGCCCGAGCCGCTCATGGTACGCGTGTTTAGCACGCTCAACTCGCCCGGGCCGTACGCGGTGGTGATGATGGCGGGCCTCGTGCTGTTGTTTGACGGCCGCGGCTCACTCGCGCTCCTGGCCATGGCGCCGGGCTACGTGGGCTTTATGCTGTCGCTGGTGCGCAGCGCCTGGGGCGGCTGGATTGTGGCGCTGGGATACGCCGTCTACCGCCTGCATGGCAAGCACCGCATGCGCCTGCTCGTATTGCTGGTGCTGGGCATATTGGCCGGCTTGCCCATGCTCATGCGCGGCGCCATGTCCGAGCAGGTCGGCGCGCGCGTCGAGTCGATGGGCAACCTGACCTCCGACAACAGCTTTGACGCCCGCACCGATCTCTACGCCATCGCGACCGTGCAGGCCCTCACGACGCCGTTAGGGCTGGGCGTTGGCAGCATGGGCAAAGCCACCAAGCTGGAAAGCGGTGAGGTCTACAGCTTCGATAGCGGCCTTTTGGCCATCCCGTACACCCTGGGGTGGCTGGGCACCGTGTTTTACGTGGGCGGGCTCGGACTCTTGCTGTGGCGCGTGCTGCGCGTGTCCTCGCGCGAGACCGATCCGTTTGCGGTGTTGGCCATCGCGGTGGCGGTGGCCATGGTCGCGCAGCTTGTCTTTTCCAACCAACTGACGGGTCTGGGGGGCATGCTCATCTGGAGCTTTTTGGCCATGGCGCAGGCCTCACGATACTATTACGACGCCTACGATCCGGCACCGGAGGAGGGCTAA